One region of Arthrobacter sp. StoSoilB22 genomic DNA includes:
- the istA gene encoding IS21 family transposase, which translates to MGSRVELFAQIRRDARVEGASIRELARRHQVARKTVRKALSSPVPPERKTPVRSSPRLDPYKPTIDAMLVEDTTAPRKQRHTARRILARLIEEHGADELSYSTVRDYVRVRRAQIDVEAGRRVEVFVPQEHAPGAEAEVDFGEVWIVLDGVKTKCHMFIFRLSHSGKAIHRIYPTQAQEAFLEGHVEAFNEIGGVPVKHIRYDNLTSAVRAVVFGQGRNRLENDRWVLFRSFYGFDAFYCQPGLAGAHEKGGVEGEVGWFRRNRLTPMPVARSLDELNDWIRSREVQDDQRRIDGRIRTIGQDFAAERPFLAPLPADEFDPGLVLNPRVDRSSMITVRMVKYSVPARFIGRRVRVSLRASEVVVFDGRAVAARHQRIIAKGGQSVQLDHYLEVLKTKPGALPGSTALARARESGAFTSAHDAFWSASRRVNGDAAGTRELIDVLLLHRSMEAEDIEAGITAALGVGAVSADVVAVEGRRHASSIPAGGSRPDRHRGAHAEAKVQRVVSLTQRRLMDPAAVIAGLPPDKRPLPAISAYDELLAKRTEHSAGTASKENIS; encoded by the coding sequence ATGGGGTCAAGAGTGGAGTTGTTCGCGCAGATTCGGAGGGATGCCCGGGTGGAGGGCGCGTCAATCCGGGAGCTTGCCCGCAGGCACCAGGTGGCGCGGAAAACCGTGCGTAAGGCGTTAAGTTCCCCGGTCCCGCCAGAGCGTAAAACTCCTGTACGGTCCTCGCCGCGGCTTGATCCTTATAAACCGACGATCGACGCCATGCTCGTCGAGGACACGACGGCGCCGAGGAAGCAGCGTCACACTGCCCGGAGGATTCTTGCCCGGCTCATCGAGGAGCATGGAGCGGACGAGTTGTCGTATTCGACGGTGCGTGACTACGTTCGGGTCCGCCGGGCGCAGATCGATGTGGAGGCCGGCCGCCGGGTTGAGGTATTTGTTCCTCAGGAGCACGCCCCGGGCGCGGAAGCGGAAGTGGACTTCGGTGAAGTCTGGATCGTGCTGGACGGGGTAAAGACGAAATGCCACATGTTCATCTTCCGGCTTTCTCACTCCGGCAAAGCCATCCACCGGATTTACCCCACCCAGGCCCAGGAAGCGTTTCTGGAAGGCCACGTCGAGGCGTTCAACGAGATCGGCGGCGTGCCGGTCAAACATATCCGCTATGACAACCTCACCAGTGCCGTCAGGGCCGTGGTGTTCGGTCAGGGGCGGAACCGCCTGGAGAATGACCGGTGGGTGTTGTTTCGCTCGTTCTATGGATTTGATGCCTTTTATTGCCAGCCAGGTCTTGCCGGCGCTCACGAGAAAGGCGGGGTCGAGGGCGAGGTGGGCTGGTTCCGCCGCAACCGGCTGACCCCGATGCCCGTGGCGAGGTCCCTTGATGAGCTCAACGACTGGATCCGGAGCCGGGAGGTTCAAGACGATCAGCGGCGGATTGATGGCAGGATCCGCACTATCGGCCAGGACTTCGCCGCCGAGCGCCCGTTCCTGGCACCGTTGCCGGCCGACGAGTTCGATCCCGGTCTGGTGTTGAACCCGAGAGTGGACCGGTCCTCAATGATCACCGTGCGGATGGTGAAGTACTCGGTGCCAGCACGGTTCATCGGTCGGCGGGTCCGGGTTTCATTGCGGGCATCCGAAGTTGTGGTGTTCGACGGCCGCGCGGTGGCGGCCCGGCACCAGCGGATTATTGCCAAGGGCGGGCAGTCGGTCCAGTTGGACCATTATCTGGAGGTCCTCAAGACCAAGCCCGGCGCTTTGCCTGGTTCCACTGCTTTGGCCAGGGCGCGGGAGTCGGGTGCTTTCACCAGCGCCCATGACGCCTTCTGGTCTGCCTCGCGCAGGGTCAACGGTGATGCCGCGGGGACCCGTGAACTGATTGACGTCCTGCTGCTGCACCGATCGATGGAAGCCGAAGACATCGAGGCAGGGATCACCGCAGCCCTTGGAGTAGGTGCCGTCAGTGCCGACGTCGTGGCGGTTGAAGGCCGCCGACATGCCTCCAGCATCCCTGCTGGTGGGTCCCGTCCTGACCGTCATCGCGGTGCTCATGCTGAAGCGAAAGTGCAACGAGTTGTCAGCCTGACCCAGCGCCGGCTGATGGACCCGGCGGCGGTCATCGCCGGGCTCCCTCCAGACAAGCGGCCGCTCCCGGCGATCAGCGCCTATGACGAGCTGCTGGCCAAACGCACCGAACACTCCGCAGGAACCGCGTCGAAGGAAAACATCTCATGA
- the merA gene encoding mercury(II) reductase: MSAASFDYDLAIIGSGGAAFAAAIRATSRGKRVLMVERSTVGGTCVNTGCIPSKALLAAAEARHVALDASGRFPGISTSAEPVDMPELVAGKRSLVESMRSEKYVDLAAGYGWNLQRGTAVFAGTAAAPVLNITAPGGTTETVSAEHYLVATGSTPWIPEVPGMDEVDYLTSTSAMELQDVPASMLVVGGGYVALEQAQLFARLGTEVTILVRSKLASAEEPEAGHALAGVFADEGIRVVRRATASSVRTDEVSGDVVVDASVSGGNEEFRAARLLMATGRRPVTEDLNLCMVGVETGDRGEVLVDGSLRSTNPRIWAAGDVTGHPEFVYVAAAHGALMVENAFEGAGREVDYRHLPRVTFTSPALAAVGMTDKEANQAGIRCMCRVLPLKFIPRALVNRDTRGFIKIVADADTGRIVGITVVGKDAGDIAAAGIYILEAGMTVDQVANLWSPYLTMAEGIKIAAQSFTTDVSKLSCCAA; this comes from the coding sequence GTGTCGGCAGCATCTTTCGATTATGACCTGGCCATTATCGGTTCCGGCGGGGCTGCTTTCGCTGCGGCCATCCGGGCAACCAGCCGTGGCAAGCGGGTGTTGATGGTGGAGCGCAGCACTGTGGGAGGCACGTGCGTGAACACGGGCTGCATCCCGTCCAAGGCCCTGCTGGCCGCCGCGGAAGCCCGCCATGTCGCCCTCGATGCTTCCGGACGGTTCCCCGGTATCAGCACCTCGGCAGAGCCGGTGGATATGCCCGAACTGGTCGCCGGGAAGCGCTCACTGGTCGAATCCATGCGGTCAGAGAAGTATGTGGATCTCGCCGCGGGCTATGGATGGAACCTGCAGCGGGGGACGGCGGTGTTCGCCGGAACCGCAGCCGCACCGGTTTTGAACATAACCGCCCCGGGCGGAACCACCGAGACAGTCAGCGCGGAACACTACCTGGTCGCGACCGGCTCCACCCCCTGGATCCCTGAAGTGCCGGGAATGGACGAGGTGGATTATCTGACGTCCACGAGTGCGATGGAGCTGCAGGACGTTCCCGCTTCGATGCTGGTGGTGGGCGGCGGGTATGTGGCGCTGGAGCAGGCGCAGCTTTTCGCCCGGCTCGGCACGGAGGTGACCATCCTGGTCCGGTCCAAGCTCGCCTCGGCCGAAGAGCCTGAAGCCGGGCATGCCCTCGCCGGTGTCTTCGCCGATGAGGGCATCCGGGTCGTCCGTCGAGCGACAGCGTCCTCGGTCCGGACCGATGAGGTGTCGGGGGACGTGGTCGTGGATGCTTCCGTCTCAGGAGGAAACGAGGAATTCAGGGCCGCGCGCCTGCTCATGGCAACAGGCCGGCGCCCGGTCACGGAGGATTTGAACCTTTGCATGGTCGGCGTTGAAACCGGGGACCGCGGGGAAGTCCTGGTCGACGGGAGCCTTCGCAGTACTAATCCGAGGATCTGGGCCGCGGGTGATGTGACGGGTCACCCGGAGTTCGTTTATGTCGCCGCCGCGCACGGGGCCCTGATGGTGGAGAACGCCTTTGAGGGTGCCGGGCGTGAGGTCGATTACCGGCACCTGCCCCGGGTCACGTTTACCAGCCCTGCCCTGGCCGCTGTCGGGATGACGGACAAGGAAGCGAACCAGGCAGGGATCCGGTGCATGTGCCGGGTTCTGCCGCTCAAATTTATCCCTCGCGCGCTGGTGAACCGTGATACCCGCGGCTTCATCAAGATCGTTGCCGACGCGGACACGGGTCGGATTGTAGGGATCACTGTCGTGGGTAAGGACGCCGGGGACATCGCCGCCGCAGGGATTTACATTCTGGAGGCCGGGATGACCGTTGATCAGGTCGCGAATCTCTGGAGCCCCTATCTGACCATGGCCGAAGGCATCAAGATAGCAGCCCAGTCCTTCACTACTGACGTCTCCAAACTGTCCTGTTGCGCGGCATGA
- a CDS encoding 5'-3' exonuclease, with translation MSGSGMPRLMLLDTASLYFRAFYGVPDSIRRADGTPVNAVRGLMDMIARLTTDYEATHLVACWDNDWRPQWRVDLIPSYKQHRVAEIVPNGPDVEVVPDPLEAQIPMIRHVLDLAGIAVVGVDQHEADDVIGTYASHATIPTDVVTGDRDLFQLVDDDREVRVIYTARGMKNLEVLTEVVVVGKYRVLPQQYADFATLRGDASDGLPGVAGIGEKTAASLLAAHGSLEGLLEAAEAPDGGLSATVQAKLSAAADYLKVAPVVVNVVRDLDVPTLQDAGAELRPVTGDARTELEQLATEWNLGGSAKRLLDALDRFR, from the coding sequence ATGTCAGGATCAGGTATGCCGCGACTGATGCTCTTGGACACTGCCTCTTTGTATTTCCGTGCCTTCTACGGCGTGCCAGATTCCATTCGCCGAGCCGATGGGACGCCTGTGAACGCAGTGCGGGGATTGATGGACATGATTGCCCGCCTCACTACCGACTACGAAGCCACGCACTTGGTGGCCTGTTGGGACAATGATTGGCGTCCGCAATGGCGCGTGGACCTCATCCCCAGCTACAAGCAGCACAGGGTGGCGGAGATTGTGCCCAACGGTCCGGATGTGGAGGTTGTTCCGGACCCTCTTGAGGCACAAATCCCGATGATCCGACACGTCCTGGACCTCGCCGGGATCGCCGTTGTGGGCGTCGACCAACACGAGGCCGACGACGTCATCGGAACCTACGCGAGCCACGCAACCATCCCGACGGACGTGGTCACCGGTGACCGGGACCTCTTCCAGCTTGTCGATGATGACCGAGAGGTCCGCGTCATTTACACAGCACGCGGTATGAAGAACCTGGAAGTTCTCACCGAAGTCGTCGTCGTGGGCAAGTACCGTGTCCTGCCCCAGCAGTACGCCGACTTCGCAACACTTCGCGGCGATGCCTCCGACGGCCTCCCCGGCGTCGCAGGCATCGGCGAAAAGACGGCTGCGTCGCTGCTTGCTGCCCATGGGTCGCTGGAGGGACTGCTTGAGGCTGCGGAAGCTCCCGACGGCGGTTTGTCGGCTACCGTGCAGGCCAAGCTGTCCGCGGCGGCTGACTATCTCAAGGTGGCGCCCGTCGTCGTGAATGTTGTGCGTGACTTGGACGTCCCGACACTTCAAGACGCTGGCGCTGAGCTGCGCCCCGTCACAGGAGACGCGCGGACAGAACTTGAGCAGTTGGCCACAGAATGGAACCTGGGTGGATCCGCCAAGAGACTGCTGGACGCTCTGGACCGTTTCCGATAG
- a CDS encoding FAD-binding monooxygenase translates to MQFHHHGYVSGDPRVEPAAGVGIDRPAELPDEVDVLIVGTGPAGMLTAAQLSQFPNITTRIIERRPGRLAIGQADGIQARSVETFQAFGFAERIIAEAYRITEMAFWKPDPADHSRIVRAARAVDDPAGISEFPHLIVNQARVLDYFAEFMANSPTRMKPDYGYEFQGLNVTSKGDYPVEVTLGHTSGPNEGQERVIRAKYVVGADGARSKVRESIGCHLAGDQANHAWGVMDVLAVTDFPDIRTKCAIQSGSGGSILLIPREGGHLFRMYVDLGEVNPEDKGAVRKTTIEQIIQKANDILHPYTLDVRNVAWHSVYEVGHRLTDRFDDVLPEDRGTRTPRVFITGDACHTHSAKAGQGMNVSMQDGFNIGWKLGHVLEGRSPESLLDTYSAERQVVAKNLIDFDKQWSTLMAKKPEEFEDPAELETFYTSTAEFPAGFMTQYAPSMVVADARYQDLATGFPVGKRFKSAPVLRVCDTNPMHLGHHAKADGRWRIYVFADTAEAGAPGPVADFAEWIANSPASPLAATPSDADRDAWFDVKVVYQQDHTKVDINAVPAAFKPTVGPFRLTYLEKVFGTDPNNDIFELRGLSRDGVVVVVRPDQYVANVLPLTATSELGEFFASLLAVERSKGVRTEPGLVSNQA, encoded by the coding sequence GTGCAGTTTCATCACCACGGTTACGTATCCGGTGACCCGCGAGTTGAGCCGGCCGCCGGCGTAGGGATCGATCGTCCCGCCGAGCTTCCTGACGAGGTAGATGTTTTGATTGTGGGCACTGGCCCCGCGGGTATGCTCACGGCGGCGCAGCTCTCGCAGTTCCCGAACATCACTACGCGCATTATTGAGCGCCGTCCAGGGCGTTTGGCCATCGGTCAGGCGGACGGCATCCAAGCCCGCAGCGTGGAGACGTTCCAAGCGTTCGGATTTGCCGAGCGAATTATCGCGGAGGCCTACCGCATTACGGAGATGGCGTTCTGGAAACCGGACCCGGCCGATCACTCCCGCATTGTCCGGGCTGCCCGGGCCGTGGATGACCCGGCAGGGATCAGCGAGTTCCCGCACTTGATCGTGAACCAAGCCCGTGTCTTGGATTACTTCGCGGAGTTCATGGCCAACTCCCCCACACGAATGAAGCCCGACTATGGCTATGAGTTTCAGGGCCTCAACGTCACCAGCAAAGGTGATTACCCGGTTGAGGTGACCTTGGGTCACACCTCAGGACCCAATGAAGGCCAGGAACGGGTCATCCGTGCCAAGTATGTTGTGGGTGCTGACGGTGCCCGCAGCAAGGTCCGTGAGTCGATCGGATGTCACCTGGCCGGCGATCAGGCGAACCATGCATGGGGTGTCATGGATGTGCTGGCAGTGACGGATTTCCCGGACATCCGCACCAAGTGCGCCATCCAGTCCGGCTCCGGTGGCAGCATCCTGCTGATCCCGCGCGAGGGCGGGCACCTGTTCCGCATGTATGTGGACCTGGGCGAAGTCAACCCTGAGGACAAGGGTGCGGTGCGAAAGACCACCATTGAGCAGATCATTCAGAAAGCCAATGACATCCTCCACCCGTACACTCTTGATGTCCGTAACGTCGCCTGGCATAGCGTTTACGAGGTAGGTCATCGGCTCACGGACAGGTTCGACGACGTTCTGCCGGAGGACCGCGGTACCCGCACCCCGAGGGTGTTCATCACCGGAGATGCGTGTCACACCCACAGTGCCAAAGCCGGGCAAGGCATGAACGTGTCCATGCAGGACGGCTTCAACATCGGCTGGAAACTCGGCCACGTCCTGGAAGGCCGCAGCCCCGAATCTCTTTTGGACACCTACTCGGCTGAACGGCAAGTGGTGGCGAAGAACCTCATTGACTTCGACAAGCAGTGGTCAACGCTGATGGCCAAGAAACCCGAGGAATTCGAAGACCCGGCGGAACTGGAAACCTTTTACACCAGCACTGCCGAGTTCCCTGCCGGTTTCATGACCCAATACGCGCCCTCGATGGTGGTTGCCGACGCACGGTACCAGGACCTTGCCACCGGCTTCCCCGTAGGAAAGCGCTTCAAATCAGCGCCCGTCCTTCGGGTCTGCGACACCAACCCCATGCACCTGGGCCACCACGCCAAAGCGGACGGCCGGTGGCGCATCTACGTTTTCGCCGACACCGCAGAGGCAGGAGCGCCGGGCCCGGTCGCTGACTTTGCCGAGTGGATCGCGAACTCGCCTGCTTCGCCGCTGGCCGCGACGCCGTCGGACGCTGACCGCGACGCCTGGTTCGACGTGAAGGTGGTCTACCAGCAGGACCACACCAAGGTGGACATCAATGCGGTACCCGCGGCCTTTAAGCCTACTGTTGGACCCTTCAGGCTGACCTACCTCGAAAAGGTGTTCGGCACCGACCCCAACAACGACATCTTCGAGCTGCGTGGCCTCAGCCGTGACGGAGTGGTGGTTGTGGTCCGCCCTGATCAGTACGTCGCCAACGTCCTGCCCCTGACCGCGACCAGCGAACTCGGTGAATTCTTCGCATCGCTTTTAGCTGTGGAGCGGAGTAAAGGTGTCCGAACCGAGCCGGGTTTGGTCAGTAACCAGGCCTAG
- a CDS encoding heavy metal-responsive transcriptional regulator, which translates to MRIGEAAAAAGMTTKTLRFYEDSGLLPAAKRSSNGYRDYHDDSVARLEFIRRGRAAGLALTQIREILSLRDAGEAPCAHVQDLLSNQLAELDHQISELMALRSIVAGLHATAASGTDASCDPEQICSYL; encoded by the coding sequence ATGCGTATCGGTGAGGCCGCGGCAGCGGCAGGGATGACAACCAAGACGCTGCGTTTCTACGAGGACAGCGGGCTTCTCCCGGCAGCGAAAAGATCCTCTAACGGCTACCGGGACTACCATGACGACTCCGTGGCCAGGCTCGAATTCATCCGCCGCGGACGGGCCGCAGGCCTCGCCCTGACCCAAATACGCGAAATTCTTAGCCTCCGTGACGCCGGAGAAGCCCCCTGCGCCCACGTCCAAGACCTTCTCTCCAACCAGCTGGCCGAACTGGACCACCAGATTTCTGAACTAATGGCGCTGCGATCCATCGTCGCCGGCCTTCACGCCACCGCCGCGTCCGGGACCGACGCAAGCTGCGATCCCGAACAAATCTGCAGCTACCTCTGA
- the istB gene encoding IS21-like element helper ATPase IstB, translated as MSPTAPATTITPTLRRRRGLTEQAAVAAVDQACRRLRLPTIRAVLDEALTVAGKEQLSYQGFLAELLLAECDDRDRRSSIRRVKAANFPRDKWLGDFDFDANTNINPATIHTLATGEWIRKGAPLCLIGDSGTGKSHLLIGLGTAAAEKGYRVKYTLATRLVNELVEAADDKVLAKTIARYGRVDLLCIDELGYMELDRRGAELLFQVLTEREEKNSIAIASNESFSGWTKTFTDPRLCAAIVDRLTFNGTIIETGTDSYRLAHSLTRNAH; from the coding sequence ATGAGCCCCACCGCACCGGCCACCACCATCACCCCAACCCTGCGACGGCGCCGCGGTCTGACTGAGCAGGCCGCGGTCGCGGCCGTGGACCAAGCATGCCGCCGATTGCGCCTGCCCACCATCCGGGCGGTTCTGGACGAAGCTCTGACCGTCGCGGGGAAGGAACAACTCTCTTACCAAGGCTTCCTGGCCGAGCTGCTGCTGGCCGAATGCGATGACCGGGACCGTCGCTCCTCAATCCGACGCGTCAAAGCCGCGAACTTTCCCCGGGATAAATGGCTCGGTGATTTCGATTTCGACGCGAACACGAACATCAACCCCGCTACCATCCATACCCTCGCTACCGGCGAATGGATTCGAAAAGGTGCACCGCTATGCCTGATCGGGGACTCCGGAACCGGCAAATCCCACCTGCTTATCGGGCTGGGCACCGCCGCGGCGGAGAAGGGATACCGGGTCAAATACACTTTGGCCACCCGGCTCGTGAACGAACTCGTCGAAGCCGCCGACGACAAAGTCCTCGCCAAGACCATCGCCAGATACGGCCGAGTGGACCTGCTCTGCATTGACGAGCTCGGCTATATGGAACTGGACCGGCGCGGCGCCGAACTCCTCTTCCAGGTCCTCACCGAACGCGAAGAGAAGAACTCCATCGCCATCGCTTCCAACGAGTCGTTCTCCGGCTGGACCAAGACATTCACCGACCCGCGCCTCTGCGCCGCGATCGTTGACCGGCTGACGTTCAACGGCACCATCATCGAAACCGGCACCGATTCCTACCGCCTCGCCCACAGCCTGACAAGGAACGCGCACTAA